The segment CATGAAACTGCCCACCTTTGTTGTTATGTGTAGTAGCCACACCTTTGGATTCTGTTTTCATCCGCTTTTCGACCAGTTTCTCTTTGTCTTTCTGGAGATGTTTCTTCACTAAATGCTTCCACGCTGATGGCTTCTTGCGGCCTTGCTCCCCGTCCTTGTTGTGATGCTCGTGGTGGTGGTAGTGGTGATGGTGGAACACTTTACCTAGCTTGTCCTTGAATCTTTTAAGCCGCCCTGTCCtctttttcctctgttttgcaGGACCCCTTGATCTGTTACGTGGAGGAGAATCGCTGGCTTGAGAGTTctcatcaccatcaccatcaccatcatcacTCTCTGATGGATATGATGATGAATCTGACCCGGTGACGCTCTCGGCATGAGTTTCCCAGCTTGAGCCAGAGGTTGACACTGTTTCCCCAGAGGCTTCGTCAGATTCTTGCTCTGTTGAATAAACTTGTTCTTCACTTTCTGAGCTTGTTCCTGTCTCGGTTCCTTGATCTAACAACAAAGTTGGTTTCATACTCTCCATCTTTTGTGACGTTCTGCCAGGCTTCTCGAAACCAACGGACCTCAGAGGACGAGGCGGTAAAGGCGGTCTCGACTGTTTAACCAGAACAATCTGATCATCGTAACGGCTTCGAACGGttgcattattattattattaacactTCTCAGGCTAGGTGCTACGCTCGATGTTCTTGAAGTCTTCTGACTCATTTGCCTACTCCTTAAATAGCTTTGTCTTGGTTCTATCAACGCTTTCTCGTTTAACCTTTGAAAAGGCATTCCAGAAGATGagtaaccttcttcttcttccatagGAGGTTTGCAAGACCGTGTTTTTTCACCACGAGTAGAACAAAACTGAAAAGCAGAAAGCTGTGTTTCGATACGTTCGATTGAATCAACGACTTCATGTGTTAAAGCAGCCTTGCTAGGCAACTTGACGATACCCCCCGAGACAGAGTTTACTTTAGTAGTACTCGGTGTAGTGACCCTCCTCTCTGGCAAACTTAACTGTGCTTGTGCAAGTACCTGTAACCAAACCCCACCCCCAAAAGATTCAGAAGCAAGAAACACGATGTAACATATGCTACTAACTAATAACAGAGCCGAACCTTGTGTTGTCTAGCCAAAAGTTCACCCGTCGCAGAATCGAGCAACCGTTTTAGTAGAAACTGTGAATTCTCATCTAACTGCGGTATTGCAGAGGGTTTTACTAATGTTAAAGATTAACCGATGAGAAGGAAATTATATAAGATGAGAAATCGCAAGggaaattttagtaaaactcACCAAAAATGCTTGTGGTACATATTCCTTGTTTGCATTTgattggagaagaagaagattatatAATCTTCTCAGTGACTGAAGATCGCATTCAACGTTAAGCGGCTCCatatatcaaacaaaacaatagttcagaaaagatgagaaaagaaaataacagaaaataaccgtttgcaaaaaaaaaaaggttcttTGTTTAAACCGACGAGCGAAGGCGATGTTTCGTTTGTGTcgttttatttaaaagaaacagGTTCGTTGTGTCGTTTTTATATTAAAGAAACTGACTTCACTGATAAAATTACTGATCAACAGTAAACTCTTCCTGTAATCACCGCTTTCTTCTTCACTCCAGTGTTTCATCTTCTCATCTCCGACGATATGACTTTTAAGAAACGAGTTAAATAGCAAAAATGCTTaccaaatttttgaaattataatttacgcccatatataaaaaaatcaataatatacACGGCCATTCTTCTCTCTGTCAGTGTCAGGTTTGATTCATGGAAAACAAATCTGTCAATCAGAATAGTCTCCAACAACGgggaaaagagaaaaatatagttttcatttttcatgTTACGTGTAATAACATTTCAACTTGACTAGACTTTTAGTAGTAAAGCGGAAAGCCATATGGTTTCCACATCATTCACGTGCAAATGTTTCTTTTGCTCTTTGTAATCTCTCTTTTTTCCTCTTAACTTTTTCACCtttgttgaaatatataaatgcCTTTTCAAAGTGACAATAAGTTTTGACCAAACACACACAAACGTACATGCAGTAATAGAACTTTTTCCCAAAGTTAATACGAATGAATATGGCCCATACTTACGTTTCCAAAAGGGAAAAGTGAAATATCTTTCAAAGTGAAACTGAAACACAAGGATTTGCATTCAGATCCAGATttgtttctttagttttttgttCGTAGTAAGAAAAGAACGGCTATAAACTAGCCGTAAGAAAAAATACTCGATGAAACCTTCAAGGGGAAACAATGAAACATATGGTTGATATTTTAAGAGAACATTAATAATTCTGGCTGTTTGAGGAGTTTGTAAATGGCTATATAATAACAAACACTGCAGCATGAATCATAGAATGAACCTCGATGGAACAATAACCTTAAGAAACCCAAGTATGAATGACAATATTTTCTCAACCATGAATCAACGACGACGTTAAAAGtaaatgtttttagaaaattgGCGACGAATAGGTTGAGGGGGATGAAGCCTGGTCCGAGAATCATTTAGAGTTTTTtgtatttgttaaaaatttacTCTTTATGACCTCGAGCCAGACAacattcctctaaaccctaaatcgcttcacaagaagaagaagataaagaagacaAGAAAGTGACCAGCTTTACGAAAGAAGAAGGAAGGGAGCATGGGAAGAGACCCTCGTAGTttcttctatttatagagaGGACAAAAGATCTAAGCCctagatttttcttttgtattttcttacaTGGATTTAGTAATTTCGGTTTAATAGTTTGATTAATTTTGGTTATTGTCTCTATATGGTCTGTATAGGGTTACCTAAAATAGAATGTTACAGTGAAATCCAGAGCGGTAAAATCCGACGTACTCCAAGTAAGTACATTCAATTTCAAACCCTTTTCATGATACAAGTCAATTTCTTCTGAAAAATACCCAGTTTAATTGTCTcttatacatatttaataacCGTCATTTCCGAGGCTAACAGAAATCTTCCCTCTAATTTAAAATCCCTGTCAAGTCCCCAAAACGACATCTGcacatattttacatttacatatgtgtgtatataaatCAAGGGTTGAGTgtttgtaattaattattattattattattttgtaaaaaaaaactaagttgTTGTAATTTCTAGACTGAATTTTGACTTCAACTCCAAAAGATACATGCTAGCTATATGATCATATTATTTTGAATTGTAAAccttaattaattttatagttGAAAAATCCCTcaattttataaacatacacACATATAAACGATAAATAtgatgtgtgtgtatatatgtataaatgtCTAACGTATTGAATGAACGACAAGTACATCTGTCCcgatttttacctttttttttttctacagaaAAATTTGGTCATATTTCTTGATTCGTGCGTATCATCTTGGCGCATGGGTTATGCTAATTTTTTCTGTATCATTGCAATTTTATCGGATGTCCCCAATGGACACTTATTACTTATGACTCCTCAACTAGTCAACTTATAAGTTAAAGAACCTGTGACGAagtctaaaataaaacatcaattatTATCTACCAAAACGTATATAATTGCATGCTTTTACATTTCTGAGGTTGTTTTAACAATTCATTTAATTTAGATAAATGATTTTGCGATGGTGTAGGTTGTTACTAGCGATCAAAAAACATTTCAACCAATTGCGAATCAATTAtcaaacaaaatgatttttattccCATTTTTTCATATGATTCTCATTCTACCATTTACAATATCTAGCCggggttaaaaaaaaaaattctagccGGGGTCGCGGGTTTAGAATCGTCAGATATATTATTAGGCGCCATGCAATAAAACGTAACGCTCATATTTGGTTAGCTACATGGGGTGATGCAACATACATTCAAATTAACTGCTATGAAAACGACAAAACATTGGTTTTGTCTCCACGTCGGTTCGTCCAAATTTTCCTCTTGTAGATCATATCTCATTTGTGTAATTAACTTTCTTTTAAAGTAACACTAGATTCTAACCCACCCGACTGGGCGGgtgttatttttttcaacaatATACCATTTATAATTTCTTCTGTTTTGGATATGTCGTAAAACTATTTTGTACGTGTTTCTATATGTTAGAGTATATTCATTTTGTATCTTTGTTTGATATATAATAGATAGCCACATCCTTTTTTAAATGaatcatctattctattaaatttattaatacaatttattaaCTTGTATGATTATCTAAATGACcacaataaaatatatctaaaatacaaatttatattagtttttggattttcatTTTAATCACATTATATTGGGTTATCTTATTgacattcttttataaatgttattttatcgattttttttacaaaacatagaaatatagaaaacattattaatgaaattaccATTAATggagaattatatatatgtatatagcatAATATAGTATATcttataagaaatatattaaaatttgttaacaatTGGCCCATTTAAatgagaaacaaaattaaaattttaatactttaatTTAGTTGTTAgggaaagaaaataataaattacaataacaattattgttatgatattattatgcaAATAGATAAATATCAGTTGTGATTTCTAGGAAATGGTCCAATGTGACTTTTAAATGGTAGATAAAATCTGtaattctcttttaatagagaagatacaTTACCATTATATTTGTTTGTCTTATTTATGTATAAATGCATTATCATTCTTTTCAATCAAGAAGATTTGTATTCTCTCTAAAAGACAATACATTTACGTTTTTAGACAATACCACAGTATGATTACAAATCACATACTCCATAATGAAAGTGATCTGGTAGctttgttaaatttaaaagtgtactttaataatatttaagtattttgctGGTTTTGGTCAACAGcatttaatttatagtttaatcAACCTTTTGTTTGAgctagataatttttatttttactggGTTGGGTTTTTGAGTTTGGTTTATTTAGGGTTCGTCTGAGAGGCTCAGGCGAAATACTCGAACCACACGTCACAGATagaagaggaaaaagaagatCCGGGTCGTCCATTTCTGAATGAATCGTAGGGTAAAGAGCAAAGTTACCTGGGAACCGGACATGTCGGTGTCAGCGGAAACCAAGCACCAATAACCGAGAAAAACAGCCCGGTTTACGAGGACGACTCTTTTTCACTGACTGCTTACGTCTGCTCCGGTCCCATTTATTGCTCCATCTTTCTCATTTAACGCACACAAAGTACAACACAAACTAgtcgtttttttttattttgattaaaccATAATTCTTGTTAATGTGTACTAGTTTATATTTTGGAGATATGTGataatacaatttataaaagaattttaaacCAACCAATTTTGAAGAAATGAGCTCAAAATTTTATAACGGTCTAACGACATCATATGAAACGACACGGCGTCGTAACATCGTTTCTTAAAACAGAGCAAGAATCACGAGCGCCAAAAACAGAGGAAACTGTAATGCACTGCCTCCATAATTACCATAACCACAATAACCAAttcatatatacaaaaacaTAGCTAggtatatgtatgtatatcaTCCAATCTATTACACAAACCAAGCTTGTGTGTTTACTTCGTTTCCCACCTGTTTTAATACAGTTAGCAGCTCAAATACACTTCTAGGTTTATCTTTTATACATGTaatgaaaagttttttttttttttttcaaatatctTTCTAACCCTCCTTCAACTTTACCTTGCTGACGATAACCTGATAGATTCCTGATCAATGGTGGATTCTTCTTCATCCCAAGTAGCTGGCAAAGTCGGAAGCAACAATGCTTCTTTGTTCCTAACTTCTTCAAGCTGTTCCCACTCAATCCATTTTTCAGCCAAACCACCAGTCCCTTGAAGCATCTTAACCACTTCAGACATCGCTGGTCTATCTTCCGGTGCGCCTTGTGTACATAGAAGAGCCACTTGAACAATGGTTTCAACTTCTTCAGAATCATATGTAGTCAAATTGCTATCAACAATGTCTCTGAGTCTCTGTTCTCTCAACAGCTTCTTTATCTGTTTCATACACAACCAACACTAGTTTCTATAACTTAAGACGCAAGAAAGCTTaagaaaaaagataattctcAAGTCTTACATGATCTAGCAAGAGAACGTTTTCCTCCTCTTCCAAGCGTGAAAAATCGATTGCGCGCTGACCAGTAACGAGTTCAAGAAGCGTTATACCGTAACCGAAAACATCGGTCTTCTCTGATGATTTTCCTGTGCAGAGATACTCTGGCGCAATGTGTCCCATTGTGCCACGGACTTGAGTTGTGACATGAGTCAACGAGGTGTCCACAAGCTTAGCTAAACCAAAATCTCCAAGAACAGGCTCAAAGTTGTTGTCTAGAAGTATGTTTGCAGCCTTGAGATCACGGTGTATGATCTTAGGGTTACAATGCTCGTGTAGATACTCCAAACCATGAGCTGAACCGTAAGCCACACGTTTCCTTGTTGGCCAGTCTAACCCTTCCTCTCCCGCCTTCAAATCTATAATATACAAACCCTCTTCAACACATAATAATAACCTAAAGTCATTGATGAGTACAGAGAAGCTATTGTGTAATAATTAATACCTCTTAGTCGATATGCAACGCTAAGATTCTCCATGTATGGATACACGAGGATTCTCTCAGAGGAAGTTGTGCAGAAGCCAATGAGACGTAAGAGATTCTTATGAACCGCGACGCTAATGAGCTGAATCTCTCTTTGGAAAGCTGCTTCACCTCCAGGACTGAAGTAATCCGCAAGACGTTTCACTGCAACTTTTGTTTTGTCCGGAAGCATACCTCTGTACACTTTTCCAAACCCTCCTTGTCCGATCAGATTGCTCTCGTTGAAACTGTCTGTTGCTAGCTGGACTTCACGCAATGAGAATCTTTTTAGCTGTCCGAAGGAGATCTTCCTGTCATCTTCACCAGCTACATCGAAAAAGATGTCGTTCTTGGTTCTGCGGAGGCGATGGTGGTGATACATAACCATAGCTCCGAGGAATAAGATTACAGAAGCAACGCAGCTTGCGGTTAAAGTTATGTCTCTTAGCTTCTTCTTGGAGGACGTGACTGCAGTTAATAGATACTAGTTTATAACTCTGTTATTTTAGTATATGAGTTggataaataagaaataaatcaAGAACCTGGAAGACGAGAGCTTGAGGAACAAGGCTGGTTCAAGCTTTTACCACATATAAGATGAGTTCCTGAAAAACTGAAGAAAACCACACTATGTGGTTATAAAACTGAGAAAACACTGTGATATAAGTAGGTTCGTGAGGAAGAATAAGATTGTTTTACTCGAATGTTGGGATTGAGAAGAACTGTGTTGGGATGCTTCCTGTTAAGTTAGTGTTTGAGAGATCTCTGTGAACCAATAAGCCAAAAGAAACTCATAAACGCATAGTTCAAAGATGGTTTTATAAGAGGTTTGTTTTTCATGTGGACTTATTACAAGTGCTTTAGATTCGATAGCTGACTCCAGCTCGTGGGTATTGAGCCGTTGAAACTGTTCATTGATAGGTTTAACGTCTGAAGATTAACCATGTTCCCTAGATAATCTGGTAAAGTACCAGATATACTGTTGTTCTGTAACTCTCTGCATTTAAGgcatcaagaaaaaaaaatcatgttttgtatacaaaaaaaatcttgtttaatGGAATCTTTAGAGAATCAAAAAAATGGTTTGTGATGTCTTACAGTGTAACCAAGAATTTCAGTTTTGTAATAGATGGAGAGAGTGTTCCTGTGAATCCATTTGAGGCAAGACTCCTATAAAATTGATACAAAAATGAGTTTCAACACAATGAAAAATcttggaaaataaaatttgactaCTTACAGAGCCACAACGCTCTGGTCTCTGCAGGTGACATAAGACCAGCTAAAGCAAGGGCTCACGAAATCGCGTGTCCATCTAAGACGATTGCTTGAATCCTTAAGTGAGTCTCTGAGCTGCAACAAAGCTCCTCCTAGCAGATTAACAAGAAGTAAAACCAGTTGATACCTTAAAGATCATTTATACAAAAAGGCTAATTATAGATATTTACCTTCTATATCTGGTTGAGTTGATGAAGAAGTGATCCCCACAAAAGttaagatcatgaagcattgtAAGATCAAATGGTTCCATGTAAAGCAATTTCTTAGTGGATCGCAAAATCTTTCACCGTTCCCTGCAGTTTATTAGATATTATAAGAATTGTTATGTATATGAAAGTTTAATTCTTCTACAAGAAACACATAGCCCTTATGATCAAACAATGTTAACAAAACATTAACAAGcaaataaaggaaaaaaatgaatCATGGGTCAAGTTATGTATTAATAACTAAcagctttgtttgtttttgatgTGAAACATTGTCATATCAACTAATAACTTTCCCACCAGAGCTCATTAGAAGCCAAAacatgaagaagatgaaagctTTTAAGCATCAAGAACGACAACTTTTCTTATTGTGTCGTTGACTCTTTGCTTTTGATGTTCAAAAATCTCTCTGTGTTTCACCCAAATACTTTGTAGCTCGAAACTAAAAGAAGCaattaatatattacataaaaaagcaaaaacaaagaagcctaaataatatataaatggaGAAAAAAACACTAACGTGTAAGAATAACAAAGCTTTTGGTACCTGAGTGAGCCATAGATAAGCTGAAACACTCTAAACACAAGAGAACAAAAACATGGGTTGAGAAGAGAAATGGAGGGTTTGTGTAATAATGAAGCCAATAGGAGCAAcaatattgaaagaaaaaatcatataaagaaGATGACTCTTTTAGAAGTTAGTGCCTTTAGAGGACCCACAAAAGGTattgttcaatttttttatccATATGatgtaaagaagaagaagaaatgctGCTTTGAAGGAAAGAGAATCCCACTAAGTTGAAACATCTTCGATTTCTTAATTGGTGgtgtatttgtttcttttttcttgctTCTTTATTTTGATTGATCTCTTTTGCAAGTGTGGGACTTCATTGAGATTGGGACTAAAAGCTGAGATGAATGAACCtacaaaagataataataataaagaacgATCTGAATGAATCAGTCATTTAGACACGAGCTTGATTAAGAAGTAAATTATATTTGGGAAAGAGCTTTTGATTTAGGAATAGTCAGAAGCATGTGTAAGAAGGTTCCACTTGTTCAGATCATATTCCACTAGTCTGGACGTACGATGGCAATGCAAAGGGGCATTTTGTTACATATATATTCCTCTCATCTCTCACTCACCTTCAGTACTGagtgtaaaaaataatatacaaacacaaatatattttgaacaGAAAAAACTGAGAGAACTTTATTCAGTTTGATGGATATAAAATTCTAAAGCATTTTCTTATAAGAAACGCAGGCTAATCAAAGAAAGGATCAAGAAAAGGTTAGATATATTTAAAGAAAGTtaggtttacaaaaaaaaaacataacgtGAGGAAGAAGCTGACTAAGAATATATGTGGGAGAacagttatataaataatatccaataaaaatatgCTTGAACTTGAATATGTTCTTATGCTCATGCCTTTATGTAATGTCATACGATTCTTCACCTTGGTGAGACTCTTGTTCGATCTGCAAAAGATCTCATGATCATCACAATCTACAACGTATATTTAAAAAGTGTAATTTTATCTACATTCACAGataaaacaaacacaaatatattctcttttctataagaaaaaaaaatgaatcaacATAAGTGaataaaaactaagaaaaaaaaacaatatacttGAATTCTAACATTTGAAACTAACATACTACTAATTTAAACCTATATTAAAAGTAGCTTAACTTTACTTAACATTTGAACTAATCTTACAAGTAGTGTATTTGGAAGCTCTAGTCACAAATTTGCAGTGGTGAGAACTAGTGAGAACCAAGgcattgtatttgtattttaaaactTGGATTAGAAACAAACCGGTCGGTTAAACCGGCTTTAAGTATAAGCGGGTGACTCAATTCGACATTTACGGCTTTGCCCCTacctatttaaaaataaatacattggCGCTCCCGACGACTGATTTCTCTCCTCACTCACGCCTGAACCTTCGCCATCTTCGTTACCGTCGCCTTCTCCACTCATCGGTGTATCGTCGATTCCAAAGCATCTCTCACTCTCTTCTCTCAACGAGTAAGTTTCTGTAACTTCGGTTTGCAAAACGATggttttgtttggaaacaaaagCTACTAAAAATATTGCAGATCAGCTGTTCGATAAAATGTCTGAATGATAAATTTTGAACCGTGGTTGTGTTCTCCAGTTTACAGGAGATTCTAGCTATCTCCGACAAGATGCACGTGTTTCTCAAGGACATAGTTCCAGCAGCACAGAACAACATAGACTCGCGTTTCATCATCCTCGACAAAGCAAGATCACCCGCCTCGGCGGCGAGCGGAAGGAGCTGTATCGCGTTGGCAGCGGATGAAACGGCGTCGGTTCACATACAGCTGTGGGGAGACGAGTGCGACGCCTTCGAGGCAGGGGACATCGTGAAGCTCACAAATGGTATATTCTCGTACGTGAGGAACAATGGGCTCATTCTCAGAGCTGGGAAACGTGGGAAGATGGAGAAGATGGGTGAGTTCACGGTTGCGTTCGTAGAAACGCCTAACGTTAGCGAGATCCTGTGGATTCCTGATCCTGAGAATCCCAAACGCTATATTAAGAACGCCGTCGTTTCAGCTCACTCCCGTATTTTCCCTCCTCTGCCTTGATTATAGATGATTTGTAAACTACAGATGattaatatgataaattttgtttttttttgtggctCAACTTCAACTTCGATCGGGTATTTTCACAGTTTATAAACTTATAATGGAAACTTAggtaagaaaatacaaaattaactTACATTAGAGTGTTTAGCAATgaactataaataaaaacaaaataaaaaaggatGAGAAATACTATGATAATaatgacaaatcagcaaaacaACCTCTCTTATAGATGATAAgtattataaaattaagataaagtGGTATTCGTTTAGTTAAACTATAACAATAAGTGCATGCATCCattaaaaaatctttataaactaaaagtaggaaaagaaaaaaaaaagaagaaatgcaaacaaaaaaaaaacacaaaacactTTCAGAAACATCTGTTTCCTTCATGTTCTTTATTTCACCCTGAAACATAAACCCTTGAGAAGAAGACAATGAGATGATTTGGACAAAACTCACTTGACCACACAGATCTTGataacagaagcagctccaaTACGGTGCAGAGCCACCACAGCATCACCATGGTTACACAGTCCTTTCTCAGTCGCCGACTTCAAAGCAGACTCAATAATCTCCTCCGTAGACTCATTATCAGTCGCTTTCGCAGATCCTTCAGCCAGAACAGGAACCAAACCTCTGTATATCAAACTATGCCTCGCCGGCGACTCATCGCTGCAGCTCCAGTTAAACGTATCGCTGGTGAAAACCGGAACAACCACCGAGAGAATCGGAACAGCCGGTCTATACTTAGCCACGAGCTTAGCCGTCGTACCTCCTCTCGTCAGCACGATGATGAGTTTGGCCCTAGCTTTGTTCGCCGTTCTCACGGCCGACGACGCGAGGCTCTCCAGCGTGCTCATCGGAAGCGGAGTCGCTCTGATCATCTCCTTGAAGATCGTGTTGTAGTCGAGCGACGATTCGGCTTCGATGCAGATTTTA is part of the Raphanus sativus cultivar WK10039 chromosome 5, ASM80110v3, whole genome shotgun sequence genome and harbors:
- the LOC108856503 gene encoding probable LRR receptor-like serine/threonine-protein kinase At5g63710 isoform X6 produces the protein MAHSGNGERFCDPLRNCFTWNHLILQCFMILTFVGITSSSTQPDIEGGALLQLRDSLKDSSNRLRWTRDFVSPCFSWSYVTCRDQSVVALSLASNGFTGTLSPSITKLKFLVTLELQNNSISGTLPDYLGNMVNLQTLNLSMNSFNGSIPTSWSQLSNLKHLDLSNTNLTGSIPTQFFSIPTFDFSGTHLICGKSLNQPCSSSSRLPVTSSKKKLRDITLTASCVASVILFLGAMVMYHHHRLRRTKNDIFFDVAGEDDRKISFGQLKRFSLREVQLATDSFNESNLIGQGGFGKVYRGMLPDKTKVAVKRLADYFSPGGEAAFQREIQLISVAVHKNLLRLIGFCTTSSERILVYPYMENLSVAYRLRDLKAGEEGLDWPTRKRVAYGSAHGLEYLHEHCNPKIIHRDLKAANILLDNNFEPVLGDFGLAKLVDTSLTHVTTQVRGTMGHIAPEYLCTGKSSEKTDVFGYGITLLELVTGQRAIDFSRLEEEENVLLLDHIKKLLREQRLRDIVDSNLTTYDSEEVETIVQVALLCTQGAPEDRPAMSEVVKMLQGTGGLAEKWIEWEQLEEVRNKEALLLPTLPATWDEEESTIDQESIRLSSAR
- the LOC108856503 gene encoding probable LRR receptor-like serine/threonine-protein kinase At5g63710 isoform X4, which translates into the protein MILTFVGITSSSTQPDIEGGALLQLRDSLKDSSNRLRWTRDFVSPCFSWSYVTCRDQSVVALSLASNGFTGTLSPSITKLKFLVTLELQNNSISGTLPDYLGNMVNLQTLNLSMNSFNGSIPTSWSQLSNLKHLDLSNTNLTGSIPTQFFSIPTFDFSGTHLICGKSLNQPCSSSSRLPVTSSKKKLRDITLTASCVASVILFLGAMVMYHHHRLRRTKNDIFFDVAGEDDRKISFGQLKRFSLREVQLATDSFNESNLIGQGGFGKVYRGMLPDKTKVAVKRLADYFSPGGEAAFQREIQLISVAVHKNLLRLIGFCTTSSERILVYPYMENLSVAYRLRDLKAGEEGLDWPTRKRVAYGSAHGLEYLHEHCNPKIIHRDLKAANILLDNNFEPVLGDFGLAKLVDTSLTHVTTQVRGTMGHIAPEYLCTGKSSEKTDVFGYGITLLELVTGQRAIDFSRLEEEENVLLLDHIKKLLREQRLRDIVDSNLTTYDSEEVETIVQVALLCTQGAPEDRPAMSEVVKMLQGTGGLAEKWIEWEQLEEVRNKEALLLPTLPATWDEEESTIDQESIRLSSAR
- the LOC108856503 gene encoding probable LRR receptor-like serine/threonine-protein kinase At5g63710 isoform X2 produces the protein MTMFHIKNKQSWNGERFCDPLRNCFTWNHLILQCFMILTFVGITSSSTQPDIEGGALLQLRDSLKDSSNRLRWTRDFVSPCFSWSYVTCRDQSVVALSLASNGFTGTLSPSITKLKFLVTLELQNNSISGTLPDYLGNMVNLQTLNLSMNSFNGSIPTSWSQLSNLKHLDLSNTNLTGSIPTQFFSIPTFDFSGTHLICGKSLNQPCSSSSRLPVTSSKKKLRDITLTASCVASVILFLGAMVMYHHHRLRRTKNDIFFDVAGEDDRKISFGQLKRFSLREVQLATDSFNESNLIGQGGFGKVYRGMLPDKTKVAVKRLADYFSPGGEAAFQREIQLISVAVHKNLLRLIGFCTTSSERILVYPYMENLSVAYRLRDLKAGEEGLDWPTRKRVAYGSAHGLEYLHEHCNPKIIHRDLKAANILLDNNFEPVLGDFGLAKLVDTSLTHVTTQVRGTMGHIAPEYLCTGKSSEKTDVFGYGITLLELVTGQRAIDFSRLEEEENVLLLDHCWLCMKQIKKLLREQRLRDIVDSNLTTYDSEEVETIVQVALLCTQGAPEDRPAMSEVVKMLQGTGGLAEKWIEWEQLEEVRNKEALLLPTLPATWDEEESTIDQESIRLSSAR
- the LOC108856503 gene encoding probable LRR receptor-like serine/threonine-protein kinase At5g63710 isoform X5 codes for the protein MAHSGNGERFCDPLRNCFTWNHLILQCFMILTFVGITSSSTQPDIEGGALLQLRDSLKDSSNRLRWTRDFVSPCFSWSYVTCRDQSVVALSLASNGFTGTLSPSITKLKFLVTLELQNNSISGTLPDYLGNMVNLQTLNLSMNSFNGSIPTSWSQLSNLKHLDLSNTNLTGSIPTQFFSIPTFDFSGTHLICGKSLNQPCSSSSRLPVTSSKKKLRDITLTASCVASVILFLGAMVMYHHHRLRRTKNDIFFDVAGEDDRKISFGQLKRFSLREVQLATDSFNESNLIGQGGFGKVYRGMLPDKTKVAVKRLADYFSPGGEAAFQREIQLISVAVHKNLLRLIGFCTTSSERILVYPYMENLSVAYRLRDLKAGEEGLDWPTRKRVAYGSAHGLEYLHEHCNPKIIHRDLKAANILLDNNFEPVLGDFGLAKLVDTSLTHVTTQVRGTMGHIAPEYLCTGKSSEKTDVFGYGITLLELVTGQRAIDFSRLEEEENVLLLDHCWLCMKQIKKLLREQRLRDIVDSNLTTYDSEEVETIVQVALLCTQGAPEDRPAMSEVVKMLQGTGGLAEKWIEWEQLEEVRNKEALLLPTLPATWDEEESTIDQESIRLSSAR
- the LOC108856503 gene encoding probable LRR receptor-like serine/threonine-protein kinase At5g63710 isoform X1, whose protein sequence is MILTFVGITSSSTQPDIEGGALLQLRDSLKDSSNRLRWTRDFVSPCFSWSYVTCRDQSVVALSLASNGFTGTLSPSITKLKFLVTLELQNNSISGTLPDYLGNMVNLQTLNLSMNSFNGSIPTSWSQLSNLKHLDLSNTNLTGSIPTQFFSIPTFDFSGTHLICGKSLNQPCSSSSRLPVTSSKKKLRDITLTASCVASVILFLGAMVMYHHHRLRRTKNDIFFDVAGEDDRKISFGQLKRFSLREVQLATDSFNESNLIGQGGFGKVYRGMLPDKTKVAVKRLADYFSPGGEAAFQREIQLISVAVHKNLLRLIGFCTTSSERILVYPYMENLSVAYRLRDLKAGEEGLDWPTRKRVAYGSAHGLEYLHEHCNPKIIHRDLKAANILLDNNFEPVLGDFGLAKLVDTSLTHVTTQVRGTMGHIAPEYLCTGKSSEKTDVFGYGITLLELVTGQRAIDFSRLEEEENVLLLDHCWLCMKQIKKLLREQRLRDIVDSNLTTYDSEEVETIVQVALLCTQGAPEDRPAMSEVVKMLQGTGGLAEKWIEWEQLEEVRNKEALLLPTLPATWDEEESTIDQESIRLSSAR